In the genome of Mixta calida, the window ATCCACTTCCATTCCCTTTCGGCTGCACGCATCAGCGCCTTCATGAGCGCCAGATGCTTGGCCTTCGTAGATGTGGATACCGGCTCCGGCTTATATACCCCAATATCGATTCCTTTCTTCTGCATCGATGCAGCGCGCTGTTTCCATCTTTCCTCTGATTTACGGTTGGTCATCCTGCTGACCGCAGCGTAAATTTTCGCCTCGCTGATATCCTTCAGCAAAACTCCTTCAAAATGCATGAGCCAGAATCCAATCCGGCCCTTATCTGCATCCAGAGATTTCTTATGCGCTTTCTCTTCCAGCCAGCGCATGCAGGCTTCTTCGAACGTTACATCAGGAAAGTCACCAAGGCGCTCTATTCGCCACAGTTCAGCCTTCCTGCGGTCGTACAACTCCTGTGCTTGCTTTCGGTCCTCTGTGCCAAGAGATTCCTTAATTCGCTTGCCGCCCGGCGTCGTGTAACTCCCGTACCAGACGGAGCCCCTGCGGAAGATGGACATGATAATTTCTCCTCATATGCACCTGCCGCGCTCACTGCGACAGTGTGCATTGGATTATTGAGAGCGGCAATACATGCCTGGCGGGTGACGAGATAGGGTGACTTCGGTTTGGACGGGTCTTTGCGTGTTGCTGTCAGGCGTCCCGACCGTATCCAGTTGCTGGCCGTGGATCGGGAGATGCCGAGAAACGCGCAGGCCTCATCCAGGGTAAGCGCGTAAGCTTCCATGAATGACCTCTACAGGTAGTTGAATATTGCTCTGGCGATGATGAACGCAATGATTGTGATGATGAGGTGGAGTGGGGTGATCATTTAGCGCTCAGAATGCTGCTAAACTTCTCATCCATTTCACGCCTGAAGCGGGCTATATCATTATCCATGTTTTTGAACGGCACTTTCTTTCGGCTTCGCTGCAAGGTATAGCCACAGCGGGCCATGTACTCGCCACTTTTTAGCCATTCGTAAAGTATATCTCTGGACATAACAACTCCTCACGCATAGCGCGATAGTGAATAGGAGGATGGGAGTTAGCGGCTGCGGAAGCCGTTGCAGTCGCGCAGGAATTCGATGAGGTAAGCTTTCATTCTGGCATGTGAGCGGTGGTCATTTCCGTTAACCCAGCCATCTGGCGGCGTCCACGCCTCTATCAATGCTGCCATTTTCTTTGCCTTGCCTGGCGTGATATCCAAAAGGTCATTGGTATGCTGCGTATCAACGAGCTTCTCCATGCCTAGTATGCCCAGCACTTTAAACCATGTGCCGTTAGGCAATCCCAGTCCTCTTATACGCTGTCCCGGGCGACGTTTATCGATTAATTCAACTGACATGTTTTATCTCCTTATCAACCTGACGCACATAAAACGATAACCAGCGCTTGGCCGGAAATGTATTAGGCGGTAGGCATTGAACGGTTTTGGCGTGTTTATCGAGAAGGGTGGTGATAATGTTGTCGTGGTCTGACTTTGGCTGGCCGTCGATGGCGTTGGTGATTTCGCTCCTGCACTTACGCGCTACGGCCCTTAGCGCGTTTTTGGTTTCCGGTTC includes:
- a CDS encoding DUF7739 domain-containing protein, whose product is MSVELIDKRRPGQRIRGLGLPNGTWFKVLGILGMEKLVDTQHTNDLLDITPGKAKKMAALIEAWTPPDGWVNGNDHRSHARMKAYLIEFLRDCNGFRSR